In a single window of the Nodularia spumigena CCY9414 genome:
- a CDS encoding FkbM family methyltransferase: MSTWQLSIPVALIFFHRTDTTQRIFEAIREAQPPTLLVICDAPRTDKEGEAEKCAATRAIINQVDWECEVLTNYSDVNLGPRKRISSGIDWVFEQVEEAIILEHDCLPHPTFFRYCEELLEKYRDNENIMIISGNNLQFGRKRTEDSYYFSRYSHIWGWATWRRAWNKYDVSIEIWDSLKESSWLHNFLQNEQATMYWSRRFDHVLNGFNTWDYSLLFSLWINEGLCILPEVNLVSNIGFGANAENCKDTSSPLANMKAEPIKFPLKHPPTVTRNIEADDFTEQYIFSGGSKNSKLTFISYAQNFEDVLLNRVFKYKTRGFYIDVGALHPTFDSVTKAFYDRGWSGINIEPIKEYHNLFQQQRPRDINLNIALSNLEGKLDFFQVVGQPGNSTLNKEIAYEIAKEKDLDVSQYTVSVKTLASICKEYVNQKIDFLKIDVEGLEEDVILSGNWEIFRPTVLVIETTQPNTNIRCKNNIPQILTDKGYKHVFFDGINDYYIAAESENLAKHFAYPVNILDFYVNYRFVEQQRQINELNRILNSKNNSIPTIQTTNLQSVQSENINFLKPTILIDGVFFQLYNTGIARVWRSLLEQWANTDFAQHILVLDRANTAPKIPGIRYRTIHPYDYNNSEADKQILQQICEEEQAKLFISTYYTTPIDTPSVFMAYDMIPEVLGGNLNEPMWREKHNAIKHASAYISISEHTAKDLSKLFSDIPLESINVAHCGVADHFSPASQNEINTFKHKYGISKPYFLLGGLRGYKNSILFFQAFSQLANKQGFDIVATGAGSQLPPEWRQYTAGCTFHSLQLTDEELRLAYSGAVALVYPSKYEGFGMPIIEAMACACPVITCPNASIPEVGGEAVIYVNDDDVIALADALCEVQKPSLRNVLINAGLAQAKKFSWTNMAEIVSTALVDATLLYLNLRDINYIIFPDWTQPEDELGLELQQVIQTLATHPESEKITLIINVGNIATEDAEMFLSSVAMNLLMMEDLDISDSINISLIPELANMQWQCLLPRIHSKIILNHEDATAFKSAPVSNLNNLPIDNLIPS, encoded by the coding sequence ATGAGTACATGGCAATTAAGCATCCCCGTCGCCCTTATTTTTTTCCATCGCACTGATACCACTCAGAGAATATTTGAAGCTATTCGTGAAGCACAACCACCGACATTATTAGTTATTTGTGATGCTCCAAGAACTGATAAAGAAGGAGAAGCAGAAAAATGTGCGGCTACTAGAGCAATTATTAATCAAGTTGACTGGGAATGTGAAGTTTTAACTAATTACTCTGATGTTAATTTGGGTCCACGGAAACGAATTAGTAGTGGAATAGATTGGGTTTTTGAGCAGGTAGAAGAGGCTATTATCCTAGAACATGATTGTTTACCTCATCCTACTTTTTTTCGTTACTGTGAAGAATTATTAGAAAAATATCGTGATAATGAAAATATCATGATTATTTCTGGTAATAACTTACAATTTGGTAGAAAAAGAACCGAAGATAGTTATTATTTTTCTCGCTATAGTCATATTTGGGGTTGGGCAACTTGGCGCAGAGCATGGAATAAATATGACGTTTCAATAGAAATATGGGATTCTTTAAAAGAAAGCTCTTGGCTTCATAACTTTTTGCAGAATGAACAAGCAACTATGTACTGGTCAAGGAGATTTGATCATGTTTTAAATGGGTTTAATACATGGGATTACAGTTTACTTTTTAGTCTGTGGATTAATGAAGGATTATGTATTTTACCTGAAGTAAATTTAGTTTCAAATATCGGCTTTGGGGCAAATGCAGAGAATTGTAAAGATACGTCCAGTCCTCTGGCAAATATGAAAGCAGAACCAATAAAGTTTCCTCTTAAACATCCTCCTACTGTAACTAGAAATATAGAGGCTGATGATTTTACAGAACAATATATCTTTAGTGGAGGTAGTAAAAATTCTAAACTTACCTTTATTTCCTATGCTCAAAATTTTGAAGATGTTTTACTAAATCGTGTATTTAAATATAAAACGCGAGGTTTTTATATTGATGTTGGAGCTTTACATCCAACTTTTGATTCAGTAACCAAAGCTTTTTATGATCGTGGATGGTCAGGAATAAATATAGAGCCAATCAAAGAATACCATAATTTATTTCAGCAACAACGCCCAAGAGATATTAATCTGAATATTGCTCTCAGTAATTTAGAAGGCAAACTAGATTTTTTTCAAGTAGTAGGACAACCTGGGAACTCTACTTTAAATAAAGAAATAGCTTATGAAATAGCGAAAGAAAAAGATTTAGATGTTTCTCAATATACAGTTTCTGTAAAAACTTTAGCGTCAATTTGCAAAGAGTACGTTAATCAGAAAATTGATTTTCTCAAAATTGATGTTGAAGGTTTAGAAGAAGATGTGATTTTAAGTGGTAACTGGGAAATATTTAGACCAACGGTATTAGTAATAGAAACAACTCAACCAAACACTAACATTCGTTGTAAAAATAATATTCCTCAGATTTTAACAGACAAAGGTTATAAACACGTATTTTTTGATGGAATTAATGATTATTATATAGCCGCAGAATCAGAAAATTTGGCAAAGCATTTTGCTTACCCAGTCAATATTTTAGATTTTTATGTAAATTATAGATTTGTAGAACAACAAAGGCAAATCAATGAATTAAATAGAATACTAAATTCAAAAAATAATTCAATACCAACGATTCAGACTACTAATCTTCAGTCGGTTCAGTCAGAGAATATAAATTTCTTGAAACCAACTATTCTCATTGATGGTGTATTTTTCCAACTATATAATACAGGAATTGCTAGAGTTTGGCGCAGTCTCTTAGAACAATGGGCAAACACCGATTTTGCTCAACATATATTAGTCTTAGATAGAGCCAATACTGCACCCAAAATTCCTGGTATTCGCTATCGGACAATTCACCCCTACGACTATAATAATAGCGAAGCTGATAAACAGATACTTCAACAAATCTGTGAAGAAGAACAAGCAAAATTATTTATTTCCACCTACTACACCACCCCCATTGATACCCCTTCCGTATTCATGGCTTATGACATGATACCCGAAGTCTTAGGAGGTAACTTAAATGAACCTATGTGGCGTGAAAAACATAACGCAATTAAACACGCCTCTGCTTATATTTCTATTTCTGAACATACAGCTAAAGACTTAAGTAAACTTTTCTCTGATATACCCTTAGAATCAATTAATGTTGCTCATTGTGGTGTAGCTGATCATTTTTCTCCTGCTTCCCAAAACGAAATCAACACCTTTAAACATAAATATGGCATCAGTAAACCCTATTTTCTCTTAGGTGGTTTACGAGGATATAAAAACTCAATTCTCTTTTTCCAAGCCTTCAGCCAATTAGCCAATAAACAAGGTTTTGATATAGTCGCCACAGGTGCAGGTAGCCAATTACCTCCAGAATGGCGACAATATACAGCAGGCTGTACTTTTCATAGCTTGCAATTAACCGATGAAGAATTAAGACTAGCTTATTCTGGTGCTGTAGCCCTGGTTTATCCTTCCAAATATGAAGGGTTTGGAATGCCGATAATTGAAGCAATGGCTTGTGCTTGTCCTGTAATTACTTGTCCTAACGCCTCAATTCCCGAAGTTGGAGGAGAAGCAGTAATATATGTCAATGATGATGATGTCATAGCATTAGCTGATGCTTTATGTGAAGTACAAAAGCCCAGTTTAAGAAATGTTTTAATTAATGCCGGATTAGCACAGGCTAAAAAGTTCTCATGGACAAACATGGCGGAAATTGTCAGTACAGCTTTAGTTGATGCAACTTTGCTGTATTTGAATCTCAGGGACATTAACTATATCATTTTCCCAGATTGGACGCAACCAGAGGATGAACTGGGCTTAGAGTTACAACAGGTAATTCAAACATTAGCCACTCATCCTGAAAGTGAAAAAATTACCCTGATTATTAACGTAGGTAATATTGCTACCGAGGATGCAGAAATGTTTTTATCTAGTGTCGCCATGAATTTATTAATGATGGAAGATTTAGATATTAGTGATAGTATCAATATTTCCCTCATTCCAGAATTAGCAAATATGCAATGGCAATGTTTATTACCTCGCATTCATAGCAAAATAATTTTAAATCATGAAGATGCAACTGCATTCAAATCAGCACCAGTTAGCAATTTAAACAATTTGCCAATAGATAACCTCATCCCATCCTGA